A window of Argopecten irradians isolate NY unplaced genomic scaffold, Ai_NY scaffold_0266, whole genome shotgun sequence genomic DNA:
ATTttgcttcatggtctgaccgctcttatttgtatttgtaaaattaaaaccaatgcattgaaagtactttaattttttaaatgttattaacttttggtgatgaataacacattaaaagcttatcttgattcgttaatatgaaaaaatacggcacacataactttcaatatttaaggaatagattattgttattttgttgaggttatgagctagggtataatgataatggagcactgTAAAGCCGGGGTtccataatttacacgtgctccattatcattataccctcataacctcaacaaaataaaaatatattccttatatttacagtttttcacgtaattgaatattattttgtctcgcgacagttgcatattttttattaaagtacccaaaatattttctctgccgtcatcgtcaacgaattcgattgaacagctgattggaatcgagtcattcatatgtcacgaccccacgttgctacgccagcgactattcccgtaacaatagaatcgccgcacgtgttgtactatcagtttacactgataatgataatactagaaaaccatggttattgagtccatgtcagtgcaaactgtaaatataatatgatatcTATGCTGATTTACGAGGACATTTTGACCGTCAAAATCGTTCACCCAGGTTGAGATTTCACTGTCCATATGACAGACActtgtaagattctatttatccaATTCAAAtttctgatagataaatctCCTCCAAATCTACTATCAAATAAACTTAATGTAATGTGGAGGAGGAGAAGTAACTTATTGTAGttcttttaaatattgtaacaTAACGTGGGACAGTCTTACCttattaacttttaaaatgcaatatttCGGACTGTTCTGTTTTCAGTAATTACATATTATTGTGACAGTGTCTAAGATAGCCATAATTTGCTGAATATACCTTACGTTTTGTGagaacaaatatatttatgaaatgttttgttCCCTACGAAAGCAATTGCGTGTCTCATGTGTGTCATTTTGATGTCACTTGTTAGCATACACGCAATATTCCCTGATCACAATGATCAGACAAGGATATTGGTTTTTATCTTCAGGTCATGACAACACTGAAACGTGATATATAGATATCTGaatgaaaatgaacaaaaataaaGAGATGTGTCGTCTGCAAAGGTATTCTATTTCATTTAAGCTGGATAATTTAATGAATTTACATGTCCTTAAAtagttgaaatattatttactaCTTTTTTACTCTTTGAATACTAAAATATTAGAGAGCGAACTTTagtgatagaggtgtctcggtaacgttattctatgtaaatcaactttctcaaaaaccggaaacaggaagtcaacacaagatccagcatcgcgcaagacagtatccaaagtGATTACAATATCACACTCTCGCGAgattacaaacaagtaacgcttggaaaaatttaaaatgaaaacattagtgaaagataaaccttccaatttattcttacctgaatctaacaattgcattttgtcctgaatcttaacttaaaagccgttttacgtgagcagttgcttcggaattttccgcctggcaaggagaatgacgttgagatCTAATTAGTATTTTTgctgaaagtgaaagtagaagtattctatgttcaatattgtttttcttgttataaactcaatgccagtatttcagcaaagctatgatttttaataattgataattatataaatggttTCTATCAGTACAGTTATTCAGCGCACACAATTTGCAATTagaacaaaacacatgtcaatatcgataagACTGATCGGTCAGTGGAGATAACTCTTTCGCCGTTagaaatcctttatttacctggcatatttctatttagtaacagttttaagaaaccaacaaacaaacgaatggattaactgctgcgctctcagaaaggctttgccttaaattatattatgttcAGAGAATAACAAAAAACACTCATTTAATTATGCATGCGTCAAGCATTCGtcttatttgtatataattcaattttgatgTAACAAGTATTTTCATTGCCTTAAAAATTACTTATCAAttcataaaggaaaaaaatggcgtcgccttttgtaacgtcgcttctggtTGGCTGATATAACGGCGTAATGAATTCATAgaaaaagagtcccaaaatgaattcggaattttgaatatattatgtttaataaatggaattataaggattaatatACAGATgtaatttgaatattatttttttatgttatggaaatataaacACGTGTGCTCTCCTCaggaactgcttcgcagtttacttagagtacactcatatccccatgaaaatatatcaaaagttAATCCTTAACTGTTTTAAAACTGTTAGAATTTGCACtgatatttgattttgtcatAATATTATTACAGTTTTATTCTCTTAAATGTTTACATTGCTGTTATTTTTATACTTTCAGATTACCAAAAATGACGTTTGGACAATATTTAACGTCACGCTCCATATTCGGGACCATATGTTTTCTATCTTTGTTAACACTCGGGACCCTGTATACACAACTCTACAAAACATCCATTATTGTTGAGTCTACAACAATAAAACCACCAGTCGTCGAAGACTTCCGATCAGGGAATAACGAAGAGACATCCCCGAGCAAGATTATCCTCTCCTTCAGTCATAGCAGGTGGATTAAAGAGTGGGTAGGGCAGCGATGGGGAACATCTGATGTGTTTCAGTCGTGTCCATCGTCTAAAGATTGTATCCTTACCAAAGACAAATCCTTGATCAACAAGGCAGATGCAGTGATATACAATTGGCTAACGACATGTAAATTAAGGAAGAGACATAAAAAGGGGCAAGTTTGGATTTTATTTGAATTCGAATCCCCAGATTATTACGCAAGTTATAGCAACAAAAACTGTTGGCGGAATGATGTTGTGAATTGGACATTTACTTACAGACGGGATTCAGACTTTTCATTGGTTCACGGAAAGTTCGTTCCACATCACACTGGCTATAAATTGAGAGATAACTACCAGTTATTAAGGGGTAAAACAAAAACAGCTGTCGGCTTCATAAGTCACTGTAAAGCCCCCTCAAAAAGGGACGACTTTGTTCGCATGCTTCGGAAATACGGCGTGGACATCGATATCATCGGCAAATGTGGCAATCTTAAATGTGGAGGACAGTTTGAAAGCAAATGGAAGGGAGTTTGGAATGTGACGGGTGGTCATGAAGATCACTGCTTTGATGTTTTAGACCATAAGTATAAATTTTATCTATCTTTAGAAAATTCTTTATTTGACGATTACGTCACAGAAAAGTCTTTACATTTAGTGTTACGTCGACAGATCGTGCCGTTGATCAGGGATGGTGCAAATCGATCACTATATCATCCACCACATTCTTATTTAGACACAAAAGACTTCAAAAGCGTAGAGTCACTCGCAAAACGccttaaatatatatcaaataattttgatgAGTATTTGAAGTATTTTGAATGGAGGAAGCATTATTCTATTGAAACTATAAGTGGTGTGTTACAATCCGTGTACTGTGAAATGTGTCACAGGATGCATCACCAGGACCTGTACAGAAGGGTGTATAGAAATGTGGAGAAATTTTATTCTAAATCACACGAAAAActtacatataatattttaaatcattttccaAAAATATAGGGAAAGAAATATGCCTTCATGTGTTTTTGTTATAGTGGtagtacatagatatatacaataatGGGTTTAGTAAGATAATAACAACATACTCCTTTCTCGCGCGTCATGGCCACCGAACTGGAAACGAGGCTGTGGGCGCACCAGCAGCGCCACCTACTAGTGCAAACATGGCCGCCAAGCACTGTTGTGTACTACTGTGCAGTAACGTTTCAAGGAAATGTCAGCCGGTATCGTTTCATCTTTTTCCGAAAAACGAAATAAGAAGAAGTAGATGGATCGTGAATATCAGAGGAGATGAGGGGGATTTTTTCAAGGCATGACACAGTATAATATCAAAGCAGATCTAAAGTTTACGTAGGGCCTAACGTTACCTGCCTACTGTTGACCAGTTCTCGCTGAagtaccaattctcgccatcgcatAATTAATATAATCACAAACGAATTTTGGGACAATATTTTATGGAAATCAGCTTGAAAGTGTCTTTTGTCAGAAGAAGGCTTCATAGAGATACAGATGCGATGGCGAGAACTGGTCGCCTGCCAGTAATGTAACGTTATAAACACAGGGCACACATATTgatcacaggagtttgacgttctgtcaataatatatagtaaaattatatgaaaaaatacaacTATATACTACAAAGGGGTATTTCTtatataattttactatatattattgacagaacttCAAACTCCTGTGCATTGATTATGTATGGTATTAGCTAGACACGTAATATTACTAATTGTACGCTTATTAGGCTAGTCTATGGTTAGTCCTTTTAAATTGTTGCTCCTTACGGAACTGATAAAGATCAATAATAATACACATGTGTGTCCCTGTCGACTCCTATGACAGTACTATGTACTGTTAATATTGTTGCTGTCTGTACTGCAGACTGAATCCAACTTTGTCTTTTTGTTCGACGATGAAAAACTTTTTTATgggcattatatatatatatatatatatatatatatcagtgacaTCTATGGGAAGCAGATATCGTCGTCTAAACTTGTGTAATCAGCGTTTAGCTATAATTTTAATACATACTCTAGGCCTTATACTACATGTTgctgttaattataatgcaACAAAGACCAACTACACCCCTCTACCCCATACATGCCAAAGGACGACGTcatatgtacttacatgtatataattttatttcatcaaattttattgacatattggGTGTTGTATTGTCAATAGGATTGAACAACAGGCTTAGCCTATACACATTCTCTCCTAAGGTGTACCGATGTTTATggacacaatatatatatatatatataaattaattgaaatgaatttttatAACAGAACATATAAGGGGTTTGTAAATAAAAGGGAATAACTCTTATAAACTCTCTCATACTTCTTTCACACATATACAAAATAAGGTATAATTTACACATGTacttaatttataatatattatagttttgatttatatttataatctgGAGATTGGTAGTCTAGACCTCGAAAGTCCATGTGCATAAGTTGCACAGGGGGTCACTGCTACCAACTCTGTGATATTTGAGATTATAGTTTTAGATTTAACACATTATTTACAGATCGTGGATAGATGTTAGTTTTAGATAGGTATAcatgataaaatacaatttgtacAATCTTGAAGTCATGCCTAAAGCAGGATATAGTGTTTTTATATGATTCGGGCTAATCTCCAGTTGATTTTCTTCAATATTCCGTCATAGTCATGGCATACATTTTATACTAATAAGACTATATCTTCAATCTATAACATATACAAGTTAAATCGATGGGATTTACCAATAAAGTTATTGTACCtgatttaatatttgtctatttgTATGTCCATCACAGTCAGGGCAGCCTTGGAGAAATACATTTCACATTAAATATGATTATGTTCATCTTCCATAGGTAATTAAGAGAGGTTAAAGAGGAGGTATTCTTGAATTGTTAAATAAAGGACATTCCAGAAGTAATGTGTGAGACTGTTTCATGTTCTCAGTAGAGCAGAGTTACAAATTGGGATTTATTGTCCAATAAGATGATCATGATATAAGTCAAAGTTTAGAATTACTACAGGAGTTCCTTAGTTGACAGAGGACAATATTGGCTCTCCTGTCACCttctgttttgaaaatttgtgtATGATTCACGGGTCAGATagaatatctttatttaaatatattttgaacgcTTCAATAGAGGTTATATCAATTAGATTCAGGATTAGATATGTTAACTGTGCGACACAATAAAAGGGATAAAACTGTCAAAGTAATTATTTGTTCTACATAGTGGTGAGTTAAAAATTCTTTGCTTGTCTTAGTCGCATAGGGATTTTTCCATTATTAGTAAATGGTATTAGAATGTCTTGAAGATATTGTGGGTGAGTGTCCATGTAGTATCTTGTATATCATAAGggtgtttgtgtttatttcttCTTTCAGATAATGTTTCCCATcgtaattcatttatatatgtttttggtGTGTGTGATGTCCCTGATCTTAAACCTGTAATTATTCTAGCAGCTTCTAATTGTACTGATTCTAGTAAATCCTTTGCTTGCTGTGAGCAATTATTCCCATATGATGTCTGCATATTCTAATATTGGTCGAAATGAAACCTGTGTATATTTTTGATTAAAGATTttctatgtattttatttttaacaaatcGTAGAATACTCAATCTATATATATgcttttttgtatatattttgtatgtgtttcTTTCCAAGTGGCATCATCCTGAAGTGTAAGTCCTAGGTGTTGGTGAGATGTATGTGTCTGTGACTTGTTTACTTGGAAATATAATGGAGCGGTGATGATGTGTCCTGTTTTCTTGAGAATAATTACTGATTTTTAGTCCTTGTTTGGATTTGAAATTGATATCCCAGGTAGTAGCAAGAATGTGAAATATTAGTTAAGTCAACATTAAGTAATTTGTGCAGCTTGTGCAGGGTTGTTATCATTATGATATAAAGGGAAAGTGTCCATCAGCAAAGAGTTTTATATTAGTGTCCCTACTGTAGAAGTTATGTTCATTAAATGAAAAGTAGAAATAAGTAGTGGCCCAAGGACCGATCCCTGGGGTACTCCTGCTTTAACATTTTTactaaattgtgaaaaaaataacctTCAGTGTTTACTCTTTGCATTCTGTCAGAGAGATAATATTTCAAAACCAAAGAAGAAGATTTCCGTTGATACCATATGATTTTAGTTTAAATAGAAGACCTTTATGCCAAACTCCGGTCAAAAGCTTTGCTTATATCACAAAATACAAATCTGAGTTCTTTTCCTTTATCCATATATTACTGACCAAGTTTCATGataaattaaacaaaagttGGTTTTAACTGTAGAATCACCAGGTGTTTAAAGCCACGGACTGGTTCTTTGTGTAAATACTTTCATTTTGGACCAAAAGTTATATAAgagaatatttaaatattaattttctctATGAGTTTTACTGAAGCATGAGGTGACTAGAGAGTTTGGGTCTATTAGTTTGTTACTTCGTTAGTAGAACATTGCCCCCTTATATATAGctattaacaatttgttttttgGCAGTTTAAAGGTTATTATTCCAGATTGTAGGGTCTTATTAAATAGCAAAGTGTGAGTGGTAGTGTTAGAGACCGTTTGGAGGTTGTTTTTTTCGACAATTCTAGGGTTATTATACCATCAGGACCAGGAagtttaaatttgaattaaGGGATTTTAAGGTAGGTCAGCAACATCTTGCTGAGTTGATGTGGGGGATATCAGATTCAGTGAGTTAGGAGGAAAGGATTTAGGTTGTGGGAGTAATTTGCGGAAGCCTCTATGTCAGGAGTTTGAATAGAACATGAGTGTGTGCGCGCGCAATGTTAGTGTGTGTGAAAATTGTGTTATTAAGAAGTTCAGCTTTTAATCAATGAGCGGGTGATGGATTTTAATTGGTTATCTGATTTTATGGTGGAGGAATGGAAGAGGAGATTTTTATTAGATGATTTTTGTGATAATGACCTTGCTATCTTCCACCATTTGTCCGGAGAAATATTATTAATCATCCAGGGATTTTTCaagattttcaatatatttcaacTTTGCATCACAAATAAGGTCAATAGTTTCATTTCTTATAACTCGAAACCGTTCCCAGTAGTGAGgattatttgttgtttttgcttTTACGGTGAATTCTCTGTCGTTGTGTCTCATTTTTTTAATCGAATTGTGTTATTCATCCATGGTTTATCATTTGGTCTTATAGTAATTGTTTTGGAAGGAATGAATCTATTGACCTGCTCATTAATTGCATCAAATTATGGGACTCATTATAAGTATTAGAATCTTGGATTAATGATAGGTTTAACCAATCTATATTACACAATGCATTATTAATTCCATCAAAATTAGCTTCATCATAatttagtatatattttttttataacttactTTTTTATAAACAGAGTAGGAAATTGATGCATGAACTGAAGAGTGATCACTACAAAATGGTGGAGACACAAAAGTATCTTTAATAATGCTTTGATTATTAGTAAATATAAAGTCAATGGATGTGGACACTTTCAAGTGTTATTCTTGTTGGTTTCAAATTAATAAGGCTAACTAAATTATGCTTAGTAAGAAGTCTTGATAAATGGTCATTTTAAGGGTACATTTtaacatatcaatattaatatcacCTGTCAGTAACCACATCCATTGATGTATCAGTAGCTTTAGTCAAAGTATCGTCTAAACGATTCCAGTACTCAACATTACTCTCTGTGGTCTGTATAGGCAGCCTAGAAGAAAAACATGGTTATCAAACTAAAACTTCAGACCAAATAAGTTCTATATCATCTCTTTCTAAATCCCAATCTTCTAttcaaaacaacattatttttactATGTAAATTATAACACCACCTCCAGGTCCAGTAGTTCTGTCTTTCCTGAGAGGAGAAGAGTCAAAACAATGCATCTGAATATCTAAATTAGTTATAGATGTGTTTAAATGAGATTCTGTGATGCATATAATATCGCTATCCTCACAAATTCTGTTTTCTACAAAGGCTGTCTTGTTTCTAAGGGACCTGACATTTATATGGACTAAATTTATATTCTGTAATGGCCCTGGGTTACTTTTCTATATCGCAACACAGAATAAGCAAGAAAAAATGAATTACAAGGAGATATattaaattatgaaaacataaacatactaGTAGTAATTTAATAGAGATAAATGCATGGTGATCAGCTAGACGATGAAATCTAGATAACGTTGGAGTCGGTGAGATCAACAGTCAAAAGAAGATTTGCAAGAATATATCTAATATTACCCATCATTGAGGAATGCATAGTAGAAACTACCGATCACCCAGCTCCACAGAATTAAGCAGATTATTTGGATCCACTTAGTCATGACTTCAACGCAGATactataataaaaacaaacacattcACACACTTACATTCATGGTTAATCAGAGAAACACATGTAAATAATCCAACCGGAAACTGACTCATCATAGTCCCGGGTGCTTGGGACGCTTTGGTACACAGGGTCTAACTAAATATCGACTCGGATCTAGAACACTAGTTTCCGCTATCGTGAAACTGGCCTCATATATAGGCTaagtttgtcattttatttttgaattatagcatatatatttggacagatatatttttttcaatgacCAAAAAATTGTTAGAtgataaacaatttttttaaccaTCCCTGTGTAATGATAAACACGtgaataaacaacaacaacaacaacaaaatatatacataggaAACTGccttcattttagaaattaagtGGGTTTCAAAGTAAGTTGATACTCTGAATAGTTTcacaatatttttctgataagTCGATATAATTCATAAGCTATCAGATGAATGggttataaaaatattgacaatcACATCCATATACAGACTAAtatttattaagaaaaaaaatatcaaactcCGGCATTCCTTTTCGCTAAACGTTttcactaatatatatatatatattttccccaaagaaaacaaaaataaaggtTAATGATAACAACTATTTAAACATACAGGTCCCTGTGTACCAAAACGTAATATATAAATGCGCGAGGTGCATGAGAAAAGATACTATACAACAgtcaatatattaaataaaaaaaaatacagaagaaaaaaacgCCATTTGAGATTTCATAAGTTGAAAGTCTTCAAGTAAGTTTGTGAACTCTGAAAcggtttcaaaatatttttatcgaTAAATTAGGTTATAATATTATGGAACTATTCAGATGAATGggtataattaaaata
This region includes:
- the LOC138312265 gene encoding alpha-(1,3)-fucosyltransferase C-like; protein product: MTFGQYLTSRSIFGTICFLSLLTLGTLYTQLYKTSIIVESTTIKPPVVEDFRSGNNEETSPSKIILSFSHSRWIKEWVGQRWGTSDVFQSCPSSKDCILTKDKSLINKADAVIYNWLTTCKLRKRHKKGQVWILFEFESPDYYASYSNKNCWRNDVVNWTFTYRRDSDFSLVHGKFVPHHTGYKLRDNYQLLRGKTKTAVGFISHCKAPSKRDDFVRMLRKYGVDIDIIGKCGNLKCGGQFESKWKGVWNVTGGHEDHCFDVLDHKYKFYLSLENSLFDDYVTEKSLHLVLRRQIVPLIRDGANRSLYHPPHSYLDTKDFKSVESLAKRLKYISNNFDEYLKYFEWRKHYSIETISGVLQSVYCEMCHRMHHQDLYRRVYRNVEKFYSKSHEKLTYNILNHFPKI